A genomic stretch from Telopea speciosissima isolate NSW1024214 ecotype Mountain lineage chromosome 7, Tspe_v1, whole genome shotgun sequence includes:
- the LOC122667025 gene encoding putative E3 ubiquitin-protein ligase RF298: MAAMVARGSSSGTSSTSAQLPVSLSVQEKGSRNKRKFRADPPIVDPNKLPSSECPGYEFSAEKSLQNPSHEQCVCDLFGLNQDQPDALRPDVSLSDTLGQSEVRSTRLREDLESEEFQEANWNDLTESQLEELVLDNLDTIFKTAIKKIAACGYNEEVATKAVLRSGLCYGCKDTVSNIVTNTLSFLRNGQDIDSSRENFFEDLQQLEKYILAEMVCVLREVRPFFSVGDAMWCLLICDMNVAHACAMDGDLLTSFDGDEAPGGSSSVSTLTQLKSEAICSELNLLNHNKPNPVFACPHASQSETPTVTGIPNLPNPRNPLVLEGLPREKEGQISQSDNAEKSSNVTGNRVQTKSQSSALEEKPAGGRKGHSNSSKRESILRQKSLHLEKNYRAYGSKGALRTGKLSSLGGLILDKKLKSVSDSSGVNLKSSSSKTSKVVGVNVSQADGIHDLSINAGTCTPSSFNPKTSNTHTLPTENAPSAFTTANTPSALSSANTSSTLPAANTELSLSLPSGSDTASKSLSCNTDGSLLGIPYDKTLGRWVPQDENDEMMLKLFPRVRELQNQLHEWTEWANQKVMQAARRLSKDKEELKSLRQEKKEVVRLKKEKQTLEENTMKKLSEMEYALGKATSQVERANSAVRRLEVENAELRQEMEAAKVRAAESATSCQEVSKGEKKTLKKFQSWERQTALFREDLVTERRMLAQLQQELEQANDLQDQLEARRKQEEKAKVEFLTLASFIRKEREQIEGSMEKEEDMIRLKAENDLQKYKDDIQMLENEISQLRFKVDSSKIAALRWGIDGSYSSCLTDGKSASGLKGIQSPSKADTMANFQDCLGTGSLKRERECVMCLSEERSVVFLPCAHQVVCTKCNELHEKQGMKECPSCRTPIQQRICVRYARS; this comes from the exons ATGGCAGCGATGGTGGCTAGGGGTAGTAGTAGTGGTACCAGTAGCACCAGTGCTCAATTGCCTGTGTCGTTATCAGTCCAAGAGAAAGGAAGTAGGAACAAGAGAAAATTTCGAGCTGATCCACCTATAGTTGACCCAAACAAGCTTCCTTCTTCAGAATGTCCTGGTTATGAATTCTCTGCTGAGAAATCGCTACAAAACCCCAGTCATGAACAATGTGTCTGTGATCTATTTGGTCTTAACCAAGACCAGCCCGATGCTTTAAGACCTGATGTTAGCTTGTCAGATACCCTGGGACAATCTGAAGTCAGATCCACTCGGCTTAGAGAGGACCTAGAATCAGAGGAGTTCCAAGAGGCTAACTGGAATGATCTTACAGAAAGCCAGCTTGAAGAACTTGTTTTGGATAATTTGGATACAATTTTCAAGACCGCCATTAAAAAGATTGCTGCGTGTGGGTACAACGAAGAGGTTGCCACAAAGGCTGTTTTGAGGTCTGGCCTTTGTTATGGTTGTAAGGACACTGTATCAAACATTGTTACTAATACATTATCATTTTtgagaaatggtcaagatattGATTCCTCAAGGGAGAACTTCTTTGAGGACTTACAGCAGCTGGAGAAGTATATATTGGCAGAAATGGTTTGTGTGCTTAGGGAGGTTAGGCCATTCTTTAGTGTTGGAGATGCAATGTGGTGCTTGTTGATATGTGACATGAATGTAGCCCATGCTTGTGCAATGGATGGTGATCTTTTGACTAGTTTTGATGGTGATGAGGCCCCTGGGGGTAGTTCCTCTGTTTCTACACTTACCCAATTGAAATCAGAGGCAATTTGTTCTGAACTCAATCTCCTAAATCATAACAAACCAAATCCCGTATTTGCTTGTCCTCATGCATCTCAATCTGAAACACCAACTGTGACAGGTATCCCAAATTTACCAAATCCCCGCAACCCCCTTGTTCTTGAAGGGCTACCCCGAGAGAAAGAAGGCCAAATTTCCCAATCTGATAATGCAGAGAAATCCTCCAATGTTACTGGGAACCGTGTCCAGACCAAATCCCAGTCTTCTGCTTTAGAGGAAAAGCCAGCAGGAGGTAGAAAGGGTCATTCAAACAGTTCAAAAAGAGAGTCAATCCTCCGGCAGAAATCACTTCATCTGGAAAAAAACTATCGTGCATATGGGTCTAAAGGGGCTCTGAGAACAGGGAAGCTCAGTAGTTTGGGTGGTTTGATTTTGGATAAAAAACTGAAGTCAGTCTCTGATTCTAGTGGTGTAAATTTGAAGAGTTCTTCCTCGAAGACAAGTAAGGTTGTGGGAGTTAATGTGTCTCAAGCTGATGGAATCCATGATCTTTCAATAAATGCTGGAACCTGTACACCCTCATCTTTTAACCCAAAAACTTCCAATACTCATACACTGCCTACAGAAAATGCCCCATCTGCATTTACTACAGCCAATACCCCATCTGCACTATCTTCAGCCAATACCTCATCAACATTGCCTGCAGCAAACACTGAGCTTTCTCTCTCGTTGCCTTCAGGAAGCGACACTGCTTCAAAGTCCCTCAGctgcaatactgatggcagttTACTTGGGATTCCTTATGACAAGACCTTGGGTAGGTGGGTTCCACAGGATGAGAACGATGAGATGATGCTGAAATTGTTTCCCCGGGTGAGAGAGCTACAGAACCAGCTCCACGAGTGGACTGAATGGGCCAATCAGAAGGTCATGCAGGCTGCTCGTAGGCTGAGCAAGGACAAAGAAGAACTTAAGAGCCTGaggcaagagaaaaaagaggTAGTGCGTCTCAAGAAAGAAAAGCAAACACTTGAGGAGAACACCATGAAGAAGCTATCTGAGATGGAGTATGCACTGGGTAAGGCTACAAGCCAGGTTGAGAGGGCTAATTCAGCTGTTCGCAGGCTTGAAGTGGAGAATGCTGAGCTGAGGCAGGAGATGGAGGCTGCTAAGGTACGTGCTGCAGAGTCTGCTACAAGCTGTCAGGAAGtatcaaaaggggaaaaaaagacgCTGAAGAAGTTCCAATCATGGGAGAGGCAGACAGCCCTGTTTCGGGAAGATCTTGTTACTGAGAGGCGGATGCTGGCTCAGCTGCAACAGGAACTAGAACAAGCTAATGATTTGCAAGATCAACTTGAG GCTAGAAGGAAACAGGAAGAGAAAGCCAAGGTAGAGTTTCTGACGTTGGCCAGTTtcataagaaaagaaagagaacaaattGAAGGTTCTATGGAAAAGGAGGAAGACATGATCAGGCTGAAAGCCGAAAATGATCTTCAGAAATATAAAGATGATATCCAGATGCTTGAGAATGAGATCTCTCAATTGAGATTTAAGGTTGACTCCTCAAAAATTGCCGCGCTACGGTGGGGCATTGATGGGAGCTACTCTAGCTGTCTGACAGATGGAAAAAGTGCATCAGGTCTCAAAGGGATCCAGTCCCCGTCTAAAGCGGACACAATGGCTAATTTCCAGGATTGCTTGGGAACTGGAAGCTTGAAACGTGAAAGGGAATGTGTAATGTGCTTATCTGAAGAGAGGTCTGTGGTTTTCCTTCCATGTGCTCATCAGGTTGTTTGCACCAAGTGCAATGAGCTGCACGAGAAGCAGGGTATGAAGGAGTGTCCTTCTTGTAGGACCCCCATCCAGCAGCGTATTTGTGTACGCTATGCTCGCTCTTAG